One window from the genome of Salvia miltiorrhiza cultivar Shanhuang (shh) chromosome 7, IMPLAD_Smil_shh, whole genome shotgun sequence encodes:
- the LOC130995537 gene encoding ALBINO3-like protein 1, chloroplastic isoform X2: MSSFVHSTAQNLLLSPFLGRTRTLTPVSGRARFSNFTFQKPLLRGGNFGIARCGLGQVPFPDPENAEFLIKDLLGRVEGLLYTVADADVTSPDAVDAVSTTKQNSDWLSGITNAMELVLKVLKDGLSTLHVPYAYGFAIILLTILVKAATFPLTKKQVESAMSMQSLAPQIKAIQERYAGDQERIQLETARLYKLAGINPLAGCLPTLATIPIWIGLYRALSNAADEGLLTEGFFWIPSLSGPTTVAARQTGSGTTWLFPFIDGHPPLGWSDTLAYLVLPVLLVVSQYISVQIMQPPQSNDPNVKSSQAITKLLPLMIGYFALSVPSGLSLYWLTNNILSTGQQVWLRKLGGAKNPKKIIDDIIEKEPTQTLKSISVAPPAKKVLQKEEKLTPEGLRPGERFKQLKEQEARKKRQREEEMRKAEEAAANRPQITNGKVNKEITLLEGQTSSSVNGNDVNSELKDDERSSADREETPDILDDRKNERSNLHMDKNIEKD; the protein is encoded by the exons ATGTCGAGTTTTGTTCATTCAACCGCACAGAATTTGTTGTTGTCTCCCTTTTTAGGCCGGACGAGGACTCTAACCCCGGTTTCCGGCAGAGCCCGTTTCAGTAATTTCACGTTTCAGAAACCCTTACTGAGGGGCGGCAATTTTGGGATCGCCCGGTGCGGTTTGGGTCAGGTTCCATTTCCTGACCCGGAAAATGCCGAGTTCTTAATCAAAGATTTGCTTGGTAGAGTTGAAGGGCTTCTATACACAGTTGCTGATGCTGACGTGACTTCTCCCGACGCTGTTGATGCAGTTAGTACTACCAAGCAGAATAGTGATTGGCTTTCTGGGATTACGAATGCCATGGAACTTGTTTTGAAG GTTCTTAAAGATGGGCTTTCCACTCTGCACGTTCCCTATGCTTATGGTTTTGCTATCATTTTACTGACAATACTTGTTAAGGCTGCCACTTTTCCTTTGACAAAGAAACAG GTGGAATCAGCAATGTCCATGCAGTCTTTGGCACCTCAAATAAAAGCTATTCAGGAACGATATGCTGGAGATCAG GAAAGGATTCAACTTGAAACAGCTCGGTTGTACAAACTAGCTGGTATAAATCCATTGGCAG GATGTCTTCCTACACTTGCCACTATCCCCATATGGATTGGGCTTTATAGAGCTCTTTCTAATGCAGCCGATGAG GGATTGTTAACGGAAGGCTTCTTCTGGATACCCTCACTATCTGGTCCGACAACTGTTGCTGCTAGGCAAACTGGTAGTGGTACCACTTGGCTTTTCCCCTTCATT GATGGTCATCCTCCCCTTGGGTGGTCAGATACTCTGGCATATCTTGTCTTGCCTGTTCTTCTGGTTGTCTCTCAATATATCTCTGTACAGATCATGCAACCCCCACAG AGTAATGATCCGAATGTCAAGAGTTCTCAAGCCATAACAAAGTTACTACCACTGATGATTGGATATTTTGCTCTCTCAGTTCCTTCTGGTTTAAGCCTTTACTG GCTTACAAACAACATACTGAGTACGGGGCAACAGGTATGGTTGCGGAAATTGGGTGGCGCAAAAAATCCTAAGAAAATTATTGATGACATTATAGAGAAAGAGCCAACCCAAACACTAAAGTCCATTTCCGTAGCACCACCAGCCAAAAAGGTGCTTCAGAAAGAAGAGAAACTGACTCCAGAAGGGCTTCGTCCGGGTGAAAG GTTTAAACAACTGAAGGAGCAAGAAGCTCGAAAGAAAAGGCAAAGAGAGGAAGAGATGAGGAAAGCTGAGGAGGCAGCAGCTAACAGACCTCAGATTACCAATGgcaaagtaaataaagaaatcacTCTACTTGAGGGGCAGACTAGTTCTTCTGTAAATGGTAATGATGTCAACTCAGAATTGAAGGATGATGAGAGGTCATCTGCTGATAGGGAAGAAACTCCTGATATTTTAGATGATCGCAAGAATGAAAGAAGTAATCTGCATATGGACAAAAACATTGAGAAG GATTAA
- the LOC130995537 gene encoding ALBINO3-like protein 1, chloroplastic isoform X1 — MSSFVHSTAQNLLLSPFLGRTRTLTPVSGRARFSNFTFQKPLLRGGNFGIARCGLGQVPFPDPENAEFLIKDLLGRVEGLLYTVADADVTSPDAVDAVSTTKQNSDWLSGITNAMELVLKVLKDGLSTLHVPYAYGFAIILLTILVKAATFPLTKKQVESAMSMQSLAPQIKAIQERYAGDQERIQLETARLYKLAGINPLAGCLPTLATIPIWIGLYRALSNAADEGLLTEGFFWIPSLSGPTTVAARQTGSGTTWLFPFIDGHPPLGWSDTLAYLVLPVLLVVSQYISVQIMQPPQSNDPNVKSSQAITKLLPLMIGYFALSVPSGLSLYWLTNNILSTGQQVWLRKLGGAKNPKKIIDDIIEKEPTQTLKSISVAPPAKKVLQKEEKLTPEGLRPGERFKQLKEQEARKKRQREEEMRKAEEAAANRPQITNGKVNKEITLLEGQTSSSVNGNDVNSELKDDERSSADREETPDILDDRKNERSNLHMDKNIEKVLSFHIFV, encoded by the exons ATGTCGAGTTTTGTTCATTCAACCGCACAGAATTTGTTGTTGTCTCCCTTTTTAGGCCGGACGAGGACTCTAACCCCGGTTTCCGGCAGAGCCCGTTTCAGTAATTTCACGTTTCAGAAACCCTTACTGAGGGGCGGCAATTTTGGGATCGCCCGGTGCGGTTTGGGTCAGGTTCCATTTCCTGACCCGGAAAATGCCGAGTTCTTAATCAAAGATTTGCTTGGTAGAGTTGAAGGGCTTCTATACACAGTTGCTGATGCTGACGTGACTTCTCCCGACGCTGTTGATGCAGTTAGTACTACCAAGCAGAATAGTGATTGGCTTTCTGGGATTACGAATGCCATGGAACTTGTTTTGAAG GTTCTTAAAGATGGGCTTTCCACTCTGCACGTTCCCTATGCTTATGGTTTTGCTATCATTTTACTGACAATACTTGTTAAGGCTGCCACTTTTCCTTTGACAAAGAAACAG GTGGAATCAGCAATGTCCATGCAGTCTTTGGCACCTCAAATAAAAGCTATTCAGGAACGATATGCTGGAGATCAG GAAAGGATTCAACTTGAAACAGCTCGGTTGTACAAACTAGCTGGTATAAATCCATTGGCAG GATGTCTTCCTACACTTGCCACTATCCCCATATGGATTGGGCTTTATAGAGCTCTTTCTAATGCAGCCGATGAG GGATTGTTAACGGAAGGCTTCTTCTGGATACCCTCACTATCTGGTCCGACAACTGTTGCTGCTAGGCAAACTGGTAGTGGTACCACTTGGCTTTTCCCCTTCATT GATGGTCATCCTCCCCTTGGGTGGTCAGATACTCTGGCATATCTTGTCTTGCCTGTTCTTCTGGTTGTCTCTCAATATATCTCTGTACAGATCATGCAACCCCCACAG AGTAATGATCCGAATGTCAAGAGTTCTCAAGCCATAACAAAGTTACTACCACTGATGATTGGATATTTTGCTCTCTCAGTTCCTTCTGGTTTAAGCCTTTACTG GCTTACAAACAACATACTGAGTACGGGGCAACAGGTATGGTTGCGGAAATTGGGTGGCGCAAAAAATCCTAAGAAAATTATTGATGACATTATAGAGAAAGAGCCAACCCAAACACTAAAGTCCATTTCCGTAGCACCACCAGCCAAAAAGGTGCTTCAGAAAGAAGAGAAACTGACTCCAGAAGGGCTTCGTCCGGGTGAAAG GTTTAAACAACTGAAGGAGCAAGAAGCTCGAAAGAAAAGGCAAAGAGAGGAAGAGATGAGGAAAGCTGAGGAGGCAGCAGCTAACAGACCTCAGATTACCAATGgcaaagtaaataaagaaatcacTCTACTTGAGGGGCAGACTAGTTCTTCTGTAAATGGTAATGATGTCAACTCAGAATTGAAGGATGATGAGAGGTCATCTGCTGATAGGGAAGAAACTCCTGATATTTTAGATGATCGCAAGAATGAAAGAAGTAATCTGCATATGGACAAAAACATTGAGAAGGTACTTTCTTTCCATATTTTTGTTTGA